Proteins encoded by one window of Aspergillus puulaauensis MK2 DNA, chromosome 4, nearly complete sequence:
- a CDS encoding uncharacterized protein (InterPro:IPR025363;~PFAM:PF14087;~TransMembrane:3 (i9-27o73-96i103-120o)) gives MALEIVADVLARFLGVVLFTSGPFWLYDPVKSVPIFGLPRTSPDIATFGPSLGGRNMAAGAIVLVSSYHASRALTGVFLALIATGAGWSDTAVYLAKGKGHKRHLLNIGIIYTVAAMLIVA, from the exons ATGGCTCTGGAAATAGTCGCTGACGTGCTTGCTCGCTTTCTCGGCGTTGTGCTTTTTACATCAGGCCCGTTCTGGCTTTATGATCCTGTTAAAT CCGTTCCAATCTTCGGTCTGCCCCGTACGAGCCCCGACATAGCGACATTCGGCCCATCCCTCGGTGGGCGGAACATGGCTGCAGGCGCAATTGTCCTCGTCTCCAGCTACCACGCCTCGAGAGCCCTCACTGGAGTGTTCCTTGCTTTGATTGCAACTGGCGCGGGCTGGTCGGATACAGCGGTGTATCTAGCGAAGGGGAAAGGGCACAAGAGGCATCTGTTGAATATTGGGATTATATACACCGTTGCTGCCATGCTCATCGTGGCCTGA
- a CDS encoding uncharacterized protein (COG:S;~EggNog:ENOG410Q1Y1;~TransMembrane:2 (i206-228o234-256i)) — MSAGKVSTSNSRTNTSPPTTQHVNMPWPRIQFHELGDQPWCPSWLHHHEQFSLSQLWNLRVPFWSHGSLATQACAVIKEHLTNPSAYTIVDVCAGAGGPTPLIERELNRNSDRDGVEPVRFVLTDMFPPVDVWAGIAKKQPNIEFVESAVDARSVGRLSKKEGGKECRIFNICFHHFDDADAAGILGSAVREADAFMVFEITARQVSTCLFSPLVFFWGFYVTLLWYWHSPVHLLFTFLVPVAPVALWVDGFISCLRTRTPSEIRELVSRSGEDLDGWEFRSGEKSVQWPFITLYYYVGRRVTD, encoded by the exons ATGAGCGCAGGGAAAGTCTCCACCTCAAATTCCAGAACAAAcacatcaccaccaacaacacaacaTGTAAACATGCCCTGGCCACGGATCCAATTCCACGAGCTCGGCGACCAACCATGGTGCCCCTCCTGGCTACACCACCACGAACAATTCTCCCTCTCACAGCTCTGGAACCTGCGCGTCCCCTTCTGGAGCCACGGCAGCCTCGCCACCCAAGCCTGCGCCGTGATCAAAGAACACCTAACCAATCCATCCGCATACACCATCGTCGATGTctgcgcaggcgcagggGGTCCAACACCGCTTATCGAGCGCGAACTAAACCGCAATTCCGACAGAGACGGTGTCGAGCCCGTGCGGTTTGTGTTGACGGACATGTTCCCGCCGGTGGATGTGTGGGCGGGGatcgcgaagaagcagccgaACATTGAATTTGTGGAGAGCGCGGTTGATGCGCGATCCGTTGGACGATTGTCCAAAAAAGAAGGGGGGAAAGAGTGCCGCATTTTCAACATCTGCTTCCATCATttcgacgacgccgacgCAGCAGGTATCCTGGGCAGTGCCGTGCGGGAGGCGGATGCATTCAT GGTCTTTGAAATCACCGCGCGCCAGGTCTCAACGTGTCTATTCTCGCCGCTGGTGTTTTTCTGGGGCTTCTACGTGACGTTGCTCTGGTACTGGCATTCGCCGGTGCATTTGCTCTTTACGTTCTTGGTTCCTGTCGCTCCGGTGGCGTTGTGGGTTGATGGGTTCATCTCGTGTCTGCGGACGCGCACGCCGAGCGAGATCAGGGAGTTGGTGAGTCGGTCGGGGGAGGATCTCGATGGATGGGAGTTTCGCAGTGGGGAGAAGAGCGTGCAGTGGCCGTTTATTACTTTGTACTATTATGTTGGGAGGCGGGTGACTGActga
- a CDS encoding putative salicylate hydroxylase (COG:C,H;~EggNog:ENOG410PUCM;~InterPro:IPR036188,IPR002938;~PFAM:PF01494,PF07992;~go_function: GO:0071949 - FAD binding [Evidence IEA]): protein MKVIIVGGGLGGLACAIACRRENLDVVVLERSSDAREIGAGIQIPPNGGRIIEQLGLLPTVLEKGSIVQHVDFRRYHDGTLLRSMPFGEDIIEEFGVPWVIIHREDFHRVLLDEATRLGAEIRLGAEVTDIVFEQPEVVLAGGERVAGDVVIGADGLYSRVRDIVLGTPTKPEETGDLAYRAIFKREQLEALNDPDVNELCQKVAVTSWLGPDKHSIFYPVRGGSEFNLVLLRPDNLEKGARRVQGDVEEMRESYAGWDETLRKLISCVPTVTTWKLTSLSELPTWTKGPVALLGDACHPTLPYQAQGAAMAVEDGFAIGKLLGLSTTIEKYTSRDEPPQAQLAQILDVYEAIRKARTTRNVQGAARNRMIFHIPDGIVQAVRDFVLGYAGMTRKSDWTLLFSARMRRTLYHDLAGECEREFECSISRLGQ, encoded by the exons ATGAAAGTCATCATCGTAGGAGGCGGTCTCGGCGGCCTCGCATGTGCAATTGCATGTCGGCGCGAGAATCTCGACGTCGTCGTTCTCGAGCGCTCGTCTGACGCGCGCGAGATCGGGGCCGGTATCCAGATCCCACCCAACGGGGGCAGAATCATAGAACAACTCGGCCTGTTACCAACAGTCCTCGAGAAGGGGAGTATCGTGCAGCACGTTGATTTTCGGAGATATCATGATGGAACGCTCCTCCGGTCGATGCCGTTTGGGGAGGACATTATCGAGGAGTTTGGGGTGCCTTGGGT GATCATTCATAGGGAAGATTTTCATCGCGTTTTATTAGACGAAGCGACGCGTCTTGGGGCTGAGATTCGGCTCGGCGCTGAAGTGACTGATATCGTCTTTGAGCAGCCAGAGGTCGTCCTGGCAGGGGGCGAAAGAGTTGCTGGGGATGTAGTAATTGGAGCTGACG GCCTGTATTCTCGGGTTCGAGATATCGTACTCGGGACTCCAACGAAGCCAGAAGAAACAGGCGATCTGGCATACCGGGCGATTTTCAAAAGGGAACAACTCGAAGCGTTGAACGATCCAGACGTCAATGAGCTCTGTCAAAAGGTTGCAGTGACCAGCTGGCTAGGTCCTGATAAGCACAGCATTTTCTACCCCGTTCGCGGAGGAAGCGAATTCAACCTCGTTCTACTGCGACCAGATAACCTAGAAAAAGGCGCGCGGAGGGTGCAGggagatgtcgaggagatgcgAGAGAGCTATGCCGGGTGGGATGAAAC GCTGAGAAAGTTGATATCCTGTGTGCCTACGGTGACGACATGGAAACTCACATCTCTCTCAGAATTACCTACGTGGACAAAG GGACCGGTTGCCCTCCTCGGCGACGCATGCCATCCGACCCTCCCATATCAAGCGCAGGGGGCCGCAATGGCAGTTGAGGATGGATTCGCCATTGGAAAGCTACTCGGGCTGAGCACAACCATCGAAAAGTACACCAGCCGCGATGAACCACCACAAGCTCAGCTTGCACAGATACTCGACGTCTACGAGGCGATCCGAAAAGCACGCACAACGCGGAATGTACAAGGTGCCGCCAGGAACCGGATGATCTTCCATATTCCAGACGGTATTGTGCAGGCTGTCCGAGACTTTGTTCTTGGCTACGCCGGGATGACTAGGAAGAGTGATTGGACGTTGTTGTTTTCAGCTAGGATGCGCAGGACGCTCTATCATGATCTAGCTGGGGAGTGTGAGAGGGAGTTTGAGTGCAGTATCTCTAGACTGGGTCAATAG
- a CDS encoding uncharacterized protein (COG:S;~EggNog:ENOG410PSWN;~TransMembrane:1 (i242-260o)) encodes MRPRTQTAAVSKPKLPPLISRSTVTTPDSAFHSDYSPNDPSSIYTIHQSLKPDYTIIDSSGLAVYHIKTKGLLRPTSPHLTMYAGKDATAGPVVAFAKFSRNSSPSAKLVRGNPENAADAIWEDLRRVERWAWAGAGVRYRWEMAIINWDRDGDGEVVRKGFLWKRTKAFAVDGGSDASGSPGYRGHVRASSMGAMMSRSVERQSYKLVDEETGELLAVLSVDVGMGRFRRLGRMRFVTEKYGLAFKMMVFLSGLVVNSWEDL; translated from the coding sequence ATGCGACCACGCACCCAAACAGCCGCTGTGTCCAAACCCAAACTCCCACCCCTCATCTCCAGATCCACCGTAACGACACCCGACAGCGCCTTCCACAGCGATTACTCCCCCAATGACCCCTCCAGCATCTACACAATCCACCAGTCCCTGAAGCCCGATTACACCATAATCGACAGCTCAGGACTGGCCGTCTACCACATCAAAACAAAGGGCCTACTCCGACCAACATCACCGCATCTAACCATGTACGCGGGCAAAGATGCAACAGCGGGTCCCGTCGTGGCGTTTGCGAAGTTCTCGCGAAACTCGTCGCCCTCTGCGAAGCTTGTGCGTGGGAATCCCGAGAACGCGGCGGATGCGATCTGGGAAGATCTGCGGCGGGTGGAGAGGTGGGCGtgggctggagctggggtgCGGTATCGGTGGGAGATGGCGATTATCAATTGGGACcgcgatggggatggggaggtggTCAGGAAGGGCTTTTTGTGGAAGCGGACGAAGGCTTTTGCTGTGGATGGTGGGAGTGATGCTAGTGGCAGTCCTGGGTATCGTGGGCATGTGAGGGCGAGTAGTATGGGTGCGATGATGAGTAGGAGTGTGGAGAGGCAGAGCTATAAGCTTGTCGATGAGGAGACTGGGGAGTTGCTGGCGGTGTTGTCGGTTGATGTTGGGATGGGCAGGTTCAGAAGACTGGGCAGGATGCGCTTTGTGACTGAGAAGTACGGGCTGGCGTTTaagatgatggtctttctgTCTGGGCTGGTGGTTAACAGTTGGGAGGATTTATGA
- a CDS encoding uncharacterized protein (COG:S;~EggNog:ENOG410PXIP) produces MPSSGNARESRSFQYFYERTVPSLAGYCGSEFWNRLVLQVGQHEKSVWHALIALGSLHENFENDQQIPGLRFSRRGQDSFAVQEYNFAIRALLGRSNPAGVLPANLAVDVCLISCVLFACFEVLSGHYDSAIGHIRGGIKIMNEAYYDPRYATFCHPVLKPSTVTSLEMDNLRKMLIRLQDQAFTLTRDSIDQQLTNSTAYGDAHLEIPDVFRSVAEARDIFEYYRYKAARDETTLDGTESDTNAQLLRIYEPILTKFLTALSTFEQTRQTLLTPREQIALKILKIHQNMHLARLSYAKHGLNNQASWDRYNPIFSEIVDLAASVIDTTHGIDCLSLSPAQLENLSNQGLLKPSFTLDMGIIGPVFNATTLCRDPLIRRRAVQVLRSASRQEGCFNSHVCAVVAEHAIAIEEAAAAGAVSGSGSGSGSGSLLRILPELEKYKFASVTACSEVPDAARLSYVYPRVDAVRKRVYMRLGLRGVDVDVPLMKMTLMMDMAA; encoded by the exons ATGCCGTCGTCAGGTAATGCGCGCGAGAGCCGGTCGTTCCAGTACTTCTACGAGCGGACTGTGCCTTCGTTAGCAGGGTACTGCGGCTCCGAGTTCTGGAATAGACTGGTGTTGCAGGTCGGCCAGCATGAAAAGTCGGTATGGCATGCGTTGATTGCGCTGGGTTCGTTGCATGAGAATTTCGAGAATGACCAGCAGATTCCGGGGCTGCGGTTCTCGCGGAGGGGCCAGGATAGTTTTGCGGTTCAGGAGTATAATTTTGCCATCAGGGCTCTGCTGGGCAGGTCGAACCCTGCTGGTGTGTTGCCAGCGAATCTGGCTGTTGATGTTTGCTTGATTTCGTgtgttttgtttgcttgtttcGAG GTTCTCTCTGGTCATTATGATTCTGCTATCGGTCATATCAGAGGCGGCATCAAGATCATGAACGAGGCGTACTACGACCCCAGATATGCGACATTCTGTCACCCCGTCCTCAAGCCGTCTACTGTCACCAGCCTTGAAATGGACAATCTGCGCAAGATGCTCATCCGTCTCCAGGATCAAGCATTTACCTTG ACCCGCGACAGCATCGACCAGCAATTAACCAATTCCACGGCGTATGGAGACGCCCACCTTGAAATCCCCGACGTCTTCCGCTCTGTCGCAGAAGCACGCGATATATTTGAATACTACAGATACAAAGCCGCCCGCGACGAGACCACCCTCGACGGCACTGAATCTGACACCAATGCCCAACTCCTCCGCATATACGAACCCATCCTCACAAAATTCCTCACCGCGCTCTCAACATTCGAACAAACccgccaaaccctcctcaCACCACGCGAGCAAATCGCCCTAAAGATACTGAAAATCCACCAAAACATGCACCTCGCCCGCCTCTCCTACGCCAAACACGGCCTAAACAACCAAGCGTCCTGGGATAGATACaaccccatcttctccgaaatcgtcgacctcgccgcCTCCGTCATCGACACCACACACGGAATCGACTGCCTCTCGCTATCCCCAGCCCAGCTCGAGAATCTGTCGAACCAGggcctcctcaaaccctcgTTCACGCTGGACATGGGCATCATCGGCCCAGTCTTCAACGCCACAACGCTCTGCCGAGACCCGCTTATCCGACGCAGGGCCGTGCAGGTCCTGCGCTCTGCGTCCAGACAGGAGGGGTGCTTCAATAGCCATGTctgtgctgttgttgctgagcaCGCGATTGCGATTGAagaggctgcggcggcgggaGCTGtatctgggtctgggtctgggtctgggtctggatcTTTGCTTAGGATACTTCCTGAGCTGGAGAAGTATAAATTTGCGTCGGTAACGGCGTGCTCGGAGGTTCCTGATGCGGCAAGGCTTTCGTATGTGTATCCGCGGGTTGATGCGGTGCGGAAGAGGGTTTATATGAGGCTTGGGCTGAGGGgggtggatgttgatgttccgctgatgaagatgacacTTATGATGGATATGGCTGCTTGA
- a CDS encoding guanylate kinase (COG:F;~EggNog:ENOG410PHNN;~InterPro:IPR027417,IPR008145,IPR008144,IPR020590, IPR017665;~PFAM:PF00625;~go_function: GO:0004385 - guanylate kinase activity [Evidence IEA];~go_process: GO:0006163 - purine nucleotide metabolic process [Evidence IEA]), with protein MVSSPQDRRPIVISGPSGVGKGTLIQKLFDNHPGTFGFTVSHTTRKPRPGELDGTAYFFVSPSQFSALCEQGALVEHAYFSGNYYGTSKRTIHEQTAKGLVVVLDIEMEGVKQIKADPSIDARYVFIRAPSFEVLEDRLRARGTEGEEDLQRRLARARVELEYAEEGVYDKVIVNGDVETAYGELEMFVFGL; from the exons ATGGTATCGT CGCCTCAAGATCGCCGACCCATCGTCATCTCCGGCCCCTCGGGCGTCGGCAAAGGAACACTTATTCAAAAGCTATTCGATAACCACCCCGGCACATTCGGATTCACTGTATCGCACACCACGCGAAAACCCCGACCGGGCGAACTCGACGGCACCGCTTACTTCTTCGTCTCCCCGTCGCAGTTTTCCGCCCTCTGCGAACAGGGTGCGCTGGTCGAGCACGCGTATTTCAGCGGCAACTACTACGGCACCAGTAAGCGGACGATTCACGAACAAACCGCCAAGGGCTTGGTTGTGGTGCTCGATATTGAGATGGAGGGTGTCAAGCAAATCAAGGCGGACCCCAGCATCGATGCGAGATATGTGTTTATTCGAGCGCCGAGTTTTGAAGTCCTTGAAGACCGTCTTAGGGCGAGGGGGacggagggggaggaggatttgcAGAGGAGACTGGCCCGCGCGAGGGTTGAGCTTGAGTatgcggaggagggtgtttATGATAAGGTTATTGTTAATGGGGATGTGGAAACGGCGTATGGGGAGCTTGAGATGTTTGTGTTTGGACTATAG
- a CDS encoding uncharacterized protein (COG:S;~EggNog:ENOG410PZRB;~SECRETED:SignalP(1-23);~TransMembrane:1 (n4-18c23/24o192-213i)), which produces MSRLATLSAYLLASSIFLPVAHAYENSALQPDTTAVNAGPLTTQFVPPSSCFDMRTRAPYGNIKLEMGCGEGPMSSECCPDNWASGVFYSPGMCPSGYHACPLSSSKQRLETTNICCPMGYRCAERNYCFSYPESTSTLTYSDEKLSTVYEVWYYAATPIQIRFKAEESDIVPVPTGSFSLPREFLYTREKVGIGIGVTAAVGLASLAIYYCWFVRRRRRAAAAAEAEFAHQQLTPLVPQDGQVYDLGPPPPYPGHTGDINPKR; this is translated from the exons atgtcGCGTTTAGCAACCTTATCTGCATATCTTCTGGCCTCTAGTATTTTCTTGCCTGTCGCACACGCATACGAGAACAGCGCTCTTCAACCAGATACAACCGCGGTAAATGCCGGACCACTGACAACCCAATTCGTGCCTCCATCGTCATGCTTTGATATGAGAACGCGGGCCCCGTACGGCAACATCAAGCTCGAAATGGGCTGCGGCGAAGGACCCATGAGCAGTGAATGCTGCCCGGATAACTGGGCGAGTGGTGTCTTTTACAGTCCTGGAATGTGCCCTTCAGGCTACCACGCATGCCCCCTATCATCGAGCAAGCAACGCCTAGAAACGACGAATATCTGCTGTCCGAT GGGATATAGATGCGCCGAGCGAAATTACTGCTTCTCTTACCCCGAAAGCACATCGACCCTGACATACAGCGATGAGAAACTCTCGACTGTATACGAGGTCTGGTACTACGCAGCCACCCCGATCCAGATCCGTTTCAAAGCCGAGGAGTCGGACATCGTCCCTGTGCCGACAGGATCCTTCAGTCTGCCACGGGAGTTCCTATATACGCGCGAGAAGGTCGGAATTGGGATTGGGGTTACTGCTGCGGTGGGCCTGGCTTCCTTGGCGATATACTACTGTTGGTTTGttcggcggaggagaagggcagcagcagctgctgaagctgagTTTGCCCACCAGCAGCTTACGCCCTTGGTGCCGCAGGATGGGCAGGTTTATGACTTGggtcctccgcctccttaCCCAGGGCATACGGGTGATATAAATCCAAAGCGATAG
- a CDS encoding uncharacterized protein (COG:S;~EggNog:ENOG410PKEB;~TransMembrane:7 (o63-85i97-117o137-156i177-199o219-242i287-308o356-380i)) has product MASNSSLAQCPDPFIAELSIGHSDGYLAGRWCTPYSVGDETVSCCFPCPFTDYQYADSSNKDVVPWIGLTVLILMLFSALTYICLPVSDTQRHYLTSSPLMGFIFISIAFIIPVGSSDHFCHDAITPNYWLSETTCAFTGSLLLYGVWVLVSGCFFRSISLYLQLIWDIEPGTKFRAFALICIFGGSLGLLGIALGVSGVSYQVGDMCYISYPKSVGSFWGPLLVVAFISFVIQTFIMGYCIRGVITRGGTARFSIFRRSDTPDSLSHVVQPRRISKNIWRILQLQWRAIAIAFLILLYVAYVAAAVLRWGDRGQFSDEELQPWVDCLVQSKGDGKACIAEAKRIGPNSTTAVSALALLASCGIWGIICTARWTMVLGWYDWLYDRKDNLSALLRGEYRRERSRDLERVASTAYSPSNLSSPQTLEEVDRLYGTRAYHGPQNSFSRPGPGPGTVTVTAPSPARAPTRTSTVTGSTVTTTISSSNTFDLKEFK; this is encoded by the exons ATGGCCTCGAACAGTTCCCTCGCGCAATGCCCCGATCCGTTCATTGCGGAGCTCTCAATCGGTCACAGTGATGGAT ATCTCGCTGGCCGCTGGTGTACGCCTTATTCCGTCGGCGATGAGACCGTGTCGTGCTGCTTTCCGTGCCCATTCACGGACTATCAATATGCAGATT CCTCCAACAAAGATGTCGTGCCGTGGATTGGCCTCaccgtcctcatcctcatgctCTTCTCCGCCCTCACCTACATCTGCCTCCCTGTCAGCGACACCCAGCGCCATTACCTGACCTCGAGTCCGCTCATGGGCTTTATATTCATATCG ATTGCATTCATCATTCCCGTCGGATCGTCAGACCACTTCTGCCACGACGCGATTACACCGAACTACTGGTTATCCGAGACAACATGCGCGTTTACCGGTTCATTATTACTCTACGGCGTCTGGGTACTCGTCAGCGGAT GCTTCTTccgctccatctccctcTACCTCCAGCTCATCTGGGACATCGAACCGGGCACGAAATTCCGTGCCTTCGCCCTCATCTGCATCTTCGGCGGATCCCTCGGCCTGCTGGGTATAGCCCTCGGCGTCTCCGGCGTCTCCTACCAAGTCGGCGACATGTGCTACATCAGCTACCCAAAAAGCGTCGGCTCCTTCTGGGGCCCTTTACTCGTCGTggccttcatctccttcgtTATACAGACCTTCATCATGGGGTACTGCATCCGCGGCGTAATCACGAGAGGAGGAACGGCACGCTTTTCCATCTTCAGACGATCCGATACACCAGACTCCCTCTCTCACGTCGTTCAACCGCGCCGTATATCGAAGAACATATGGCGcattctccagctccaatgGCGCGCTatcgccatcgccttcttgatcttgttATACGTTGCGTACGTTGCCGCGGCGGTTCTCAGATGGGGTGACCGGGGACAATTCTCCGACGAAGAACTGCAGCCCTGGGTTGACTGCCTCGTCCAGTCAAAGGGCGATGGGAAAGCCTGCATTGCTGAAGCGAAACGTATCGGTCCGAACTCAACGACTGCAGTATCTGCCCTCGCTCTCCTTGCT TCCTGCGGCATCTGGGGCATAATCTGCACCGCGCGCTGGACCATGGTCCTAGGCTGGTACGACTGGCTCTACGACCGCAAAGACAACCTCTCGGCCCTACTGCGCGGCGAGTACCGGCGCGAACGCAGCCGCGATCTAGAACGTGTAGCCAGCACCGCGTACTCACCCTCGAATCTTTCCTCCCCACAGACGCTGGAAGAGGTTGATCGGCTGTATGGCACGCGGGCGTACCATGGTCCGCAGAATAGCTTCTCGAGGCCCGGGCCTGGACCTGGGactgtgactgtgactgCGCCTTCGCCTGCGCGTGCGCCTACGCGCACGAGTACGGTCACGGGGAGTACAGTCACTACGACGATTTCGAGTAGTAATACGTTTGATTTGAAGGAGTTTAAATAG